Proteins encoded within one genomic window of Microbacterium sp. zg-B185:
- a CDS encoding MerR family transcriptional regulator: MPWSTRELAEMASTTVNTIRHYHRIGLLEEPERRYNGYKQYGVRHLVSLLRIRRLAELGVPLSQMPDLSVGVDGAPDALRALDAELQMSIARLQSARADIAEILHHGAPADGPAGFESVASRLSERDRSVIHIYSQFYDEGALADVRRMAADTTDDTSAEIDRLPADADERARQDLAERLAKSLAQNIIDYPWLSDPSAHLSRKGKVNARTFVDAMAELYNPAQLDVMLRAHAIADERVRAMRNPSGPVGP; this comes from the coding sequence ATGCCGTGGAGCACGCGTGAGCTGGCCGAAATGGCCAGTACGACGGTGAACACCATCCGTCACTACCACCGGATAGGACTGCTGGAGGAGCCCGAACGCCGGTACAACGGATACAAGCAGTACGGGGTGCGCCACCTGGTGAGTCTGCTGCGCATCCGACGTCTCGCAGAACTGGGCGTGCCGTTGTCTCAGATGCCGGATCTCAGCGTCGGAGTGGACGGCGCTCCCGATGCGCTGCGCGCCCTCGATGCCGAACTCCAGATGAGTATCGCCCGCCTGCAGAGCGCTCGTGCGGACATCGCAGAGATCCTCCACCACGGGGCACCCGCAGATGGCCCGGCCGGATTCGAGTCGGTCGCTTCTCGGCTTTCGGAACGTGACCGCTCGGTGATCCACATCTACAGCCAGTTCTACGACGAAGGCGCGCTGGCCGACGTTCGCAGGATGGCGGCGGATACCACCGATGACACCAGCGCCGAGATCGACCGGTTGCCGGCCGATGCGGATGAACGTGCCAGGCAGGATCTGGCCGAGAGGCTGGCGAAGAGTCTCGCGCAGAACATCATCGACTACCCGTGGTTGAGCGACCCGTCCGCGCACCTGTCCCGGAAAGGAAAGGTCAACGCGAGGACGTTCGTGGATGCCATGGCTGAGCTGTACAATCCCGCGCAGCTGGATGTGATGCTGCGCGCGCACGCCATCGCCGACGAGCGGGTGCGCGCCATGCGAAACCCGAGTGGTCCCGTCGGTCCGTAG
- a CDS encoding NAD(P)H-binding protein: MKVFIFGVSGAVGKLLARNLADRGDEVVGLVRREEQRTDLSMRGVETFVGELTELDAESLSPMLSGCDVVVYTAGSNGGARRITAAVDGEGVEKALEATRLAGVGRFALLSVLPEAARGQRQDSDVEFYFAVKKLVDVTVTLSDLDWLILRPSLLLDRAGTGTVALGPAQPNDEISREDVAATLAELLHEPRIRRQLLELNQGLTPIDKAVRANLAWCVSQRGNRPEESDRDGDAAGQR; the protein is encoded by the coding sequence GTGAAGGTGTTCATCTTCGGAGTCAGTGGTGCTGTCGGAAAGCTCCTCGCCCGGAACTTGGCTGATCGAGGCGATGAGGTCGTCGGCCTCGTTCGGCGTGAGGAGCAGAGAACCGATCTCTCCATGCGCGGGGTCGAGACTTTCGTCGGTGAGCTGACCGAGCTGGACGCCGAGTCCCTCTCGCCCATGCTCAGCGGATGCGATGTCGTCGTGTACACGGCCGGATCAAATGGCGGTGCTCGACGGATCACGGCGGCGGTGGACGGCGAAGGTGTCGAGAAAGCCCTCGAAGCGACACGACTCGCGGGCGTCGGTCGCTTCGCTCTGCTCTCTGTGCTTCCCGAAGCCGCGCGCGGGCAGCGCCAAGACAGTGACGTCGAGTTCTACTTCGCCGTGAAGAAGCTCGTCGACGTGACCGTCACCCTGAGCGATCTCGACTGGCTGATCCTGCGGCCGTCGCTGCTGCTCGATCGCGCCGGGACCGGAACAGTGGCCCTCGGTCCCGCACAGCCGAATGATGAGATCTCGCGTGAGGATGTCGCGGCCACGCTGGCAGAGCTCCTCCACGAGCCTCGGATACGGCGGCAGCTCCTGGAGCTGAACCAGGGGTTGACGCCGATCGACAAGGCCGTTCGCGCGAATCTTGCCTGGTGTGTCTCTCAGCGTGGGAATCGACCTGAGGAGTCCGACCGCGATGGTGATGCGGCGGGTCAGAGGTGA
- a CDS encoding LuxR family transcriptional regulator yields the protein MHLFGRQMERDTLERILADAHAGRSSAVFARGEAGIGKTALLDFARSIAEQSGFRIVRVIGMESERQFAYAALHQLCAPLLQYDSELTEPQRDALAVAFGGKTGPRPDRFLVGLAVLNLLAESAEKQPLLCLVDDAQWLDRASAEVIAFAARRVAAERLAFLIAGRDSEDSESAVFSGISVMPLAGLRDTDARALLAAEVRTPIDDVVRDRVVAEAHGNPLALLELPRNVRPTILASGFDIPDRHSVAHRLEEGFLQRMSALPSDAQRLLLLAAAEPTGDATLLFEAGSYLGIEPSAVSAAEVSGLLAIDSVVRFRHPLVRSAIYGAAAPSERRRAHEALAAATDAGIDPDRRAWHQGQAVPGNDENIAIELERAGDRALLRGGMAAAAAFFQRATEITPDPAVRIQRAMTAAQAKYEAGAADEALSLLALAAQGPLEPLQSARLTLFRAHISFYLARSDDVPAQFLAAARALAPLDRALSRETFLFALNASINSGADAGDVRNVAEAARAAPRPPDPPRPLDVLLDGLVKTCTQGYAAGVGELRESLMLLRDEQLERDIAGESDSDRWLWLASRTAVALFEDDLMRDLAVRSVAIARRTGAVATLHAALITHSVALVLSGEFSRAAELLDESGAIARATGAVPLPHGALILASWRGREAETTDLCDSAARSGGRASGADNMAQYALAVLHNATGNFESALVAALRAAESDEFAVVGLALPELVEAASRAGRSEQARAAYEQLAGRAHASSTEWALGVAARSQALITPGEDAEDHYRESLDRLTGSRVIGHLGRAHLVYGEWLRREGRRREAREQLRTAHAMLTDIGAMGFADRAAKELRATGEHPRARSSRPGVVLTEHELHIARLVATGATSREVAETLFLSPRTIEAHLRTIFRKLGVTSRRQLKELHL from the coding sequence GTGCATCTGTTCGGCCGACAGATGGAACGCGACACTCTCGAGCGCATCCTCGCTGACGCGCACGCCGGCCGGAGCAGCGCCGTGTTCGCCCGGGGCGAGGCGGGGATCGGTAAGACGGCCCTTCTGGATTTTGCGCGTTCCATCGCCGAACAATCGGGTTTCCGGATCGTGCGGGTGATCGGCATGGAGTCGGAAAGGCAGTTCGCATATGCGGCGCTGCATCAATTGTGTGCGCCTCTTCTGCAGTACGACTCCGAGTTGACCGAGCCCCAGCGCGATGCGCTCGCCGTCGCCTTCGGAGGCAAAACGGGGCCTCGGCCGGACAGGTTCCTGGTCGGTCTGGCTGTGCTGAATCTGCTGGCGGAAAGCGCTGAGAAACAGCCGCTGCTCTGTCTTGTCGATGATGCGCAATGGCTGGATCGCGCATCGGCCGAGGTCATCGCCTTCGCGGCACGGCGAGTGGCGGCCGAACGACTGGCGTTCCTCATCGCCGGCCGCGATTCTGAGGACAGCGAGTCTGCGGTCTTTTCCGGTATTTCGGTCATGCCACTTGCCGGGCTCCGCGACACCGACGCGCGGGCGCTGCTTGCGGCTGAGGTCCGCACCCCCATTGACGACGTCGTACGGGACCGGGTCGTCGCGGAAGCGCATGGCAACCCCTTGGCCCTGCTGGAGCTGCCACGAAACGTCCGACCGACGATCCTGGCAAGCGGGTTCGATATACCCGATCGACACAGCGTCGCGCACCGCCTCGAAGAGGGCTTCCTGCAGCGGATGAGCGCACTCCCTTCCGATGCGCAACGCTTGCTCCTGCTCGCCGCGGCCGAGCCTACCGGCGACGCGACGCTGCTGTTCGAGGCCGGGTCCTACCTCGGAATCGAGCCCTCCGCCGTCTCCGCGGCGGAGGTTTCCGGGCTGCTCGCCATCGACTCGGTGGTGCGGTTCCGGCATCCTCTGGTCAGATCAGCGATCTACGGCGCTGCGGCCCCGTCGGAACGTCGTCGTGCGCATGAAGCGCTGGCTGCCGCCACCGACGCGGGCATCGATCCCGATCGACGGGCGTGGCATCAGGGGCAGGCCGTCCCCGGCAACGACGAAAACATCGCCATCGAGCTGGAGCGCGCCGGCGATCGAGCGCTCCTGCGCGGCGGCATGGCGGCTGCGGCGGCGTTCTTCCAGCGGGCGACGGAGATCACTCCGGACCCGGCCGTGCGCATTCAACGCGCCATGACCGCCGCGCAGGCGAAATACGAGGCAGGCGCCGCAGATGAAGCATTGAGCCTGCTCGCGCTTGCGGCACAGGGACCCCTGGAGCCCTTGCAGTCCGCGCGCCTCACGCTGTTCAGAGCGCATATCAGTTTCTATCTCGCACGCAGCGACGACGTGCCCGCCCAATTCCTGGCAGCCGCGCGCGCACTGGCGCCGCTGGACCGCGCCCTGTCTCGAGAGACCTTTCTGTTCGCCCTCAATGCATCCATCAACTCCGGTGCCGATGCCGGCGATGTGCGGAACGTCGCAGAGGCAGCCCGAGCCGCGCCCCGCCCGCCCGATCCACCACGGCCCCTGGACGTCCTGCTCGACGGGCTCGTGAAGACGTGCACGCAGGGCTACGCCGCCGGCGTTGGCGAGCTGCGAGAATCGCTCATGCTGTTGCGTGACGAGCAGCTCGAGCGAGACATCGCCGGCGAGTCGGACAGCGATCGCTGGCTCTGGCTCGCCAGCCGCACGGCTGTCGCGCTCTTCGAGGACGATCTGATGCGGGACCTGGCCGTCCGCAGCGTCGCGATCGCCCGCAGGACGGGGGCGGTGGCCACCCTGCATGCTGCCCTGATCACTCATTCGGTGGCCCTCGTGCTGAGCGGCGAGTTCAGCCGCGCAGCGGAACTCCTGGATGAGAGCGGAGCGATCGCCCGGGCCACGGGGGCTGTGCCGTTGCCCCACGGGGCTCTCATCCTCGCTTCCTGGCGAGGCCGGGAAGCAGAGACCACCGACCTATGCGACAGCGCCGCCCGGTCCGGGGGGAGAGCCAGCGGAGCCGACAATATGGCGCAGTATGCGCTCGCGGTCCTGCACAACGCGACAGGAAACTTCGAGTCCGCGCTGGTGGCGGCTCTGCGCGCCGCGGAGTCCGATGAATTCGCTGTGGTGGGCCTTGCGCTGCCCGAGTTGGTCGAAGCGGCCTCGCGTGCCGGCCGGTCGGAGCAGGCGCGAGCAGCGTATGAACAACTGGCCGGGCGAGCCCACGCAAGCAGCACCGAGTGGGCGCTGGGTGTGGCTGCCCGTTCACAGGCTCTGATCACACCCGGTGAGGACGCCGAGGACCACTACCGCGAGTCGCTCGACCGGCTGACCGGGTCCCGCGTCATCGGTCACCTCGGGCGCGCTCACCTCGTCTACGGTGAATGGCTCCGGCGCGAAGGTCGTCGCCGCGAAGCCCGGGAACAGCTGCGCACGGCACACGCCATGCTCACAGACATCGGAGCGATGGGTTTCGCCGACCGCGCCGCCAAGGAATTGCGCGCCACCGGCGAGCACCCTCGTGCTCGAAGCTCGCGGCCGGGCGTGGTGCTCACAGAGCACGAGCTGCACATCGCGCGCCTCGTGGCAACGGGCGCCACCTCACGCGAAGTCGCCGAGACGCTGTTCCTCAGTCCGCGGACGATCGAGGCGCATCTGCGGACCATCTTCCGCAAGCTGGGCGTCACGTCCCGCCGCCAACTCAAGGAGCTTCACCTCTGA